The following proteins are encoded in a genomic region of Paenibacillus sp. FSL H3-0469:
- a CDS encoding flagellar hook-basal body protein: MLRGLYTAAAGMVTQQRRHDTATQNLVNLNTTGYKQVDSVSHAFPEVLITAMNGGAAKPVGRINTGVFAEQSVSQYLQGDLIESGKSVDFALSTDLQVPDPDNPGTNLAFDGSGKYISPDGEVIYRPQAFFTVQDNEGNNLYTRNGSFTVAPTGEVLSSGGFRVLGSDGNPLRLTGPQDNLKVDGQGNLINNATGLPSGTRIGISVITRPQELVRDGNGVFHADDAEAADIRFSNGTDNLQVRQGYLENSNVDATQVTVDMNAAYRAYEANQKVIQFYDSSLQKAVNEVGRV; the protein is encoded by the coding sequence ATGCTCAGAGGATTATATACAGCCGCAGCAGGAATGGTAACGCAGCAGCGCAGACATGATACGGCGACGCAGAACTTGGTCAATTTAAATACTACGGGGTACAAGCAGGTCGACAGTGTCAGCCATGCTTTTCCCGAGGTGCTGATCACCGCGATGAACGGGGGCGCTGCTAAGCCTGTCGGACGGATCAATACCGGGGTTTTTGCCGAGCAGTCCGTCTCCCAATACCTGCAGGGCGACCTCATTGAGAGCGGCAAGAGCGTAGATTTTGCGCTGTCTACCGATTTGCAGGTCCCAGACCCGGATAATCCAGGCACCAACCTTGCTTTTGACGGCTCGGGGAAATATATCAGTCCGGATGGCGAGGTTATTTACCGGCCCCAGGCGTTCTTTACGGTTCAAGACAATGAAGGCAATAATTTATATACACGTAACGGAAGCTTTACAGTTGCTCCTACAGGGGAAGTGCTTAGCTCAGGCGGATTCAGAGTGCTGGGCAGTGACGGCAATCCGCTGCGATTGACAGGGCCTCAGGATAACCTTAAAGTGGACGGGCAGGGCAATCTGATTAACAATGCTACCGGACTGCCTTCAGGCACACGGATCGGAATCAGCGTCATCACAAGACCGCAGGAGCTGGTGCGTGACGGTAATGGTGTCTTCCATGCCGATGATGCCGAGGCCGCAGACATCCGCTTTTCCAATGGAACTGATAATCTGCAGGTCCGTCAGGGCTACCTTGAGAACTCGAATGTGGATGCCACTCAGGTCACTGTGGATATGAACGCCGCTTACCGCGCGTATGAAGCGAATCAGAAAGTGATCCAGTTCTATGACAGCAGCCTGCAAAAGGCTGTGAATGAAGTCGGCCGGGTATAG
- the mreB gene encoding rod shape-determining protein MreB: protein MLSKDIGIDLGTANVLIHVKGRGVVLDEPSVVTLESDTKRVLAVGEQARRMVGRTPGNITTIRPLRDGVIADFAITEMMLKYFIDSVGGRTWYSRPRILICAPTNITSVETKSIREAAERSGAKEVFMEEEPKAAAIGAGMDIYQPSGNMVVDIGGGTTDVAVLSMGDVVTASSIKIAGDKFDDAILRYIKQKYKLLIGERTAEDIKVTIGSVRPGGMKAEMDIRGRDMVSGLPQTLTISSGEVKEALWDPVSSIVAAAKSVLERTPPELSADIIDRGVVLTGGGALLNGLDELLSEQLHVPVWVAEDPMHCVVKGTGIMLDHLDKVVKKKF from the coding sequence ATGCTTAGCAAGGATATCGGAATCGATCTCGGCACAGCTAACGTGCTCATTCATGTCAAGGGAAGGGGAGTCGTTCTGGATGAACCTTCCGTGGTCACACTTGAAAGTGATACGAAGCGGGTCCTTGCGGTTGGTGAACAGGCACGCCGGATGGTCGGGCGGACACCTGGAAATATAACGACGATTCGTCCGCTCCGTGACGGTGTAATCGCCGACTTTGCCATTACGGAAATGATGCTCAAATACTTTATTGACAGCGTTGGCGGCCGGACCTGGTATTCGCGGCCCCGTATTTTGATTTGTGCTCCCACCAATATTACTTCTGTGGAAACGAAGTCCATCCGTGAGGCGGCAGAGCGCAGCGGGGCCAAAGAGGTTTTCATGGAGGAAGAGCCCAAAGCTGCAGCCATTGGCGCAGGAATGGACATTTATCAGCCTAGCGGAAATATGGTCGTCGATATTGGCGGCGGAACGACGGATGTAGCCGTATTGTCCATGGGCGACGTCGTTACCGCCTCTTCCATTAAGATCGCGGGGGACAAGTTCGACGATGCCATTTTAAGATATATTAAACAGAAATATAAGCTCCTGATTGGTGAACGTACAGCGGAGGATATCAAAGTGACCATCGGCTCGGTACGGCCGGGCGGTATGAAGGCAGAGATGGATATCCGCGGGCGTGATATGGTGAGCGGACTGCCCCAGACCCTTACTATTTCATCCGGTGAGGTGAAGGAAGCGCTGTGGGATCCGGTTTCTTCGATTGTGGCTGCGGCCAAGTCGGTGCTGGAGCGTACACCGCCAGAGCTGTCGGCAGATATTATTGACCGTGGAGTTGTGCTGACCGGCGGAGGCGCCCTGCTTAACGGACTGGACGAGCTGCTCTCCGAACAGCTGCATGTTCCGGTCTGGGTGGCTGAGGACCCGATGCACTGCGTAGTCAAGGGCACGGGAATTATGCTGGATCATTTGGACAAGGTGGTTAAGAAAAAGTTCTAG
- the spoIIID gene encoding sporulation transcriptional regulator SpoIIID, with protein sequence MHDYIKERTIKIGRCIVETRHTVRTIAKEFGVSKSTVHKDLTERLPEINPDLADQVKHILEYHKSIRHLRGGEATKIKYKKTTGKKREVAVASKP encoded by the coding sequence GTGCACGATTACATCAAGGAACGTACCATTAAAATCGGACGCTGCATCGTGGAAACCAGGCACACGGTCCGGACCATAGCCAAGGAATTTGGCGTTTCAAAAAGCACGGTGCATAAAGATTTAACCGAACGGCTGCCGGAAATTAATCCGGATCTGGCTGATCAGGTGAAGCACATTCTCGAATATCACAAGTCCATCCGTCATCTTCGGGGGGGAGAAGCCACAAAAATTAAATATAAGAAAACCACAGGTAAGAAGCGTGAGGTTGCCGTAGCCTCAAAGCCATAA
- a CDS encoding M23 family metallopeptidase: MNEQDKIKSTHDESLKNKQGDSGAKPSSWSRLLSKRWVFPAVYTAAAALILTLVWVYQDAGQKPLNPDNAAVVSQGEAGSKTGAANGDPEALEVVASAESLVWPVASPSEVEVVKPYYDENGTEENHIAAMVQYNNTFVTNTGIDIAREDNKTFDVKAALSGEVTRVEDVAVLGKVIEITSPGDLKTVYQSLGEIKVKQGDEVKQGDMLGAAGRNEMEKGLGNHVHFEVHEDGKIVNPSDLLPQR; this comes from the coding sequence ATGAATGAACAAGACAAAATCAAATCAACCCATGATGAATCTCTCAAAAACAAGCAGGGAGATTCAGGCGCTAAGCCTTCTTCATGGAGCAGACTGTTATCCAAACGGTGGGTATTCCCGGCAGTCTACACGGCGGCAGCGGCACTTATACTAACCTTGGTGTGGGTCTATCAGGATGCCGGCCAGAAGCCGCTGAATCCTGATAACGCCGCGGTAGTATCCCAAGGTGAGGCCGGCAGCAAAACCGGAGCTGCAAACGGTGATCCCGAAGCCCTGGAAGTTGTCGCATCAGCCGAAAGCCTGGTCTGGCCGGTAGCCAGCCCGAGTGAAGTGGAAGTGGTCAAACCGTACTACGACGAGAACGGCACGGAAGAGAATCATATTGCGGCGATGGTGCAGTACAATAATACCTTTGTCACCAATACCGGAATTGATATTGCCCGTGAGGACAACAAGACGTTTGATGTGAAGGCGGCGCTCAGCGGTGAAGTTACCAGAGTGGAAGATGTTGCTGTACTGGGTAAGGTAATCGAGATTACCTCTCCCGGCGATCTGAAGACGGTCTATCAGAGTCTTGGTGAAATCAAAGTGAAGCAGGGCGATGAAGTGAAGCAAGGCGATATGCTGGGGGCAGCGGGACGTAATGAGATGGAGAAGGGTCTTGGCAACCATGTACACTTTGAAGTGCATGAGGACGGCAAGATTGTGAATCCTTCGGATCTGCTTCCGCAGCGCTAA
- the spoIID gene encoding stage II sporulation protein D, with amino-acid sequence MPQATAVPAPPAPAAAEAPQPEVTVYLSRSGQIETLPLEEYVSGVLAAEMPAEFELEALKAQAVAARTFIARRLAAGDHSGVPVPEADVSDTVSHQAYVSKAVLERDWASGSKRAGLAKIRRAVLETRGTIMTYQGQPITASFFASSGGYTENSEEYWNAAVPYLRSVASPWELQITPNLAVTYTFSNSELRSKLGLGTKDLPVSASLGASGKATPVSAQSSASLPAEVLSLTAGHRIKQISIGGKVFTGREVREKLGLRSSQFTWKRQAGKVQITTYGNGHGVGMSQWGANGMAKQGKTATQILKHYYSGVSFTGISTLLKK; translated from the coding sequence GTGCCGCAGGCCACGGCCGTTCCGGCGCCGCCGGCACCGGCTGCCGCAGAGGCGCCGCAGCCGGAGGTCACCGTCTATTTGTCGCGGAGCGGACAAATCGAGACCCTGCCGCTGGAGGAGTACGTCAGCGGCGTACTGGCGGCCGAGATGCCGGCCGAATTTGAGCTTGAAGCGCTCAAGGCGCAGGCCGTAGCGGCCCGCACGTTCATTGCCCGCCGTCTGGCCGCCGGCGACCACAGCGGGGTACCCGTTCCCGAAGCGGATGTGAGCGATACGGTAAGCCATCAGGCTTACGTATCGAAGGCCGTGCTGGAACGGGACTGGGCATCCGGCAGCAAGCGCGCCGGACTGGCGAAGATCCGCCGCGCGGTCCTGGAGACGCGCGGAACGATCATGACCTATCAGGGGCAGCCGATAACGGCTTCCTTCTTCGCCTCCAGCGGAGGCTATACCGAGAACTCCGAGGAATACTGGAATGCTGCGGTTCCCTACCTGCGCAGTGTAGCCAGCCCCTGGGAGCTGCAGATCACCCCGAACCTGGCCGTAACCTACACCTTCAGTAACTCGGAGCTGCGCAGCAAGCTGGGCCTTGGAACCAAGGACCTTCCGGTGTCAGCCAGTCTGGGAGCTTCGGGTAAGGCAACGCCAGTCTCCGCTCAATCCTCTGCCAGCTTGCCGGCGGAGGTGCTGTCGCTTACAGCCGGCCACCGGATCAAACAGATCTCTATCGGAGGGAAGGTGTTTACCGGGCGGGAAGTGAGAGAGAAGCTGGGGCTGCGCTCGAGCCAGTTCACCTGGAAGCGCCAAGCGGGGAAGGTGCAGATCACCACGTATGGTAACGGCCACGGTGTCGGCATGAGCCAGTGGGGGGCGAACGGAATGGCGAAGCAGGGCAAGACGGCTACACAGATTCTCAAACACTACTACAGCGGGGTCTCTTTTACCGGAATCTCAACTCTTCTGAAAAAATAA
- the murA gene encoding UDP-N-acetylglucosamine 1-carboxyvinyltransferase, with protein MSKFIVRGGNRLTGSVKVSGAKNSVLPIIAASLLAEEGVSVIVDAPPLDDVMTINKVLESLGAGITYQNDVIEVDATNITSCEAPYEWVRKMRASFLVMGPLLSRMGHTRISLPGGCAIGTRPIDQHLKGFEALGAEISLGQGYIDAKSNGRLRGAKIYLDVASVGATENIMMAAALAEGTTVIENAAKEPEIVDLANYLNGMGGIVRGAGTGVIRIEGVERMHGVRHHVIPDRIEAGTYMAAAAITGGDVYVEGAIADHLGPVIAKMEEMGVTIIPDENGVRVISDKPLKAVDLKTLPYPGFPTDMQSQMMALLLRSEGTSVVTETVFENRFMHVDEFHNMNAEIKIEGRSAIVTGNASLVGAKVCATDLRAGAALILAGLVAEGTTEVSGTHHIDRGYVHLAEKLSGLGADIWRISMEESAVPAAKEEALKPEPARSESSKAEEIRPRFQIQPSWV; from the coding sequence ATGAGCAAATTTATCGTCCGCGGTGGCAACAGATTGACCGGGAGCGTGAAAGTTAGCGGCGCAAAAAATTCCGTACTACCGATCATAGCCGCCTCTCTATTGGCAGAAGAAGGAGTTAGCGTCATTGTGGACGCACCTCCGTTAGACGATGTAATGACGATTAACAAGGTATTGGAATCTCTGGGTGCAGGTATTACATACCAGAACGATGTGATTGAAGTAGATGCCACTAATATTACTTCCTGTGAAGCACCATACGAATGGGTACGCAAAATGAGGGCTTCTTTCCTGGTTATGGGTCCACTCCTGTCCCGTATGGGGCATACTCGTATTTCTCTGCCTGGCGGTTGCGCCATTGGAACTAGGCCAATTGACCAGCACTTGAAGGGTTTTGAAGCGCTTGGAGCCGAGATCAGTCTGGGCCAGGGCTACATCGATGCGAAAAGTAACGGAAGACTGCGCGGAGCCAAGATCTATCTGGATGTGGCCAGCGTAGGTGCGACCGAAAATATAATGATGGCTGCCGCGCTTGCCGAAGGCACCACAGTAATTGAGAATGCGGCTAAAGAGCCGGAGATTGTCGACCTTGCCAATTACCTGAACGGGATGGGCGGCATTGTACGCGGAGCCGGAACCGGAGTCATCCGGATTGAAGGCGTAGAGCGTATGCACGGCGTAAGACATCATGTCATTCCTGACCGGATCGAAGCTGGAACCTACATGGCAGCAGCGGCGATTACAGGCGGTGATGTGTATGTTGAGGGAGCTATTGCCGACCATCTGGGTCCGGTGATTGCCAAGATGGAGGAAATGGGCGTTACGATTATCCCGGATGAGAACGGAGTCCGTGTCATCAGCGACAAGCCGCTGAAGGCTGTCGATCTCAAGACATTACCTTACCCGGGATTCCCGACAGATATGCAGTCACAGATGATGGCACTGCTGCTCCGCTCGGAAGGAACCAGCGTAGTGACAGAGACCGTCTTCGAGAACCGGTTCATGCATGTGGATGAATTCCACAACATGAACGCGGAGATCAAGATTGAGGGCCGCTCTGCGATTGTGACGGGCAATGCCAGTCTGGTCGGCGCTAAGGTATGTGCTACGGACCTGCGTGCAGGTGCTGCGCTTATTTTGGCAGGGCTTGTGGCGGAAGGCACTACAGAAGTTAGCGGAACACATCACATTGACCGCGGGTATGTGCACCTGGCTGAGAAGCTGTCAGGACTTGGTGCGGACATATGGCGTATTTCCATGGAAGAGTCGGCAGTTCCTGCTGCAAAAGAAGAAGCGCTTAAGCCTGAACCGGCCAGAAGCGAATCCTCCAAAGCCGAAGAGATCAGACCCCGCTTCCAGATTCAGCCGTCTTGGGTATAA
- a CDS encoding DUF1146 family protein — protein MNTRLSAELSGAIGTSNMISMVISLICVALSWWSLQNLKLDLVIRYPKSPQGRLLHLLLAIVLGHFVAGFLLDYLGWSGLIGRMF, from the coding sequence ATGAACACACGCTTATCCGCTGAGTTGTCGGGTGCGATCGGCACCAGCAATATGATATCGATGGTTATCTCTTTGATCTGCGTTGCATTATCCTGGTGGTCACTTCAGAACCTTAAGCTGGATTTGGTCATAAGATATCCCAAGAGCCCTCAGGGCAGACTGCTGCACCTGCTCTTGGCAATTGTCCTGGGTCACTTCGTGGCCGGGTTCCTGCTTGATTATCTGGGCTGGAGCGGACTTATAGGACGGATGTTTTAA
- a CDS encoding F0F1 ATP synthase subunit epsilon gives MNTFLLEIVTPEHLVYSKQVNSLTVRGVNGELGILPGHIPLVTPLQVAPLSVKADGVTVSIAVHGGFVEVHKDKVTVLAESAELPRDIDVERAEAAKERAERRLKLQSKQDEIDHRRAELALQRAVTRIKVSTGKGQQ, from the coding sequence GTGAATACCTTTTTGCTCGAAATAGTTACTCCGGAGCATCTGGTCTACTCCAAGCAAGTGAACAGTCTGACGGTACGCGGCGTGAATGGTGAACTGGGGATTCTCCCGGGACATATTCCGCTCGTCACCCCGCTTCAGGTTGCTCCGCTTAGCGTTAAGGCGGACGGCGTTACAGTCTCCATCGCTGTGCATGGCGGTTTCGTTGAAGTGCACAAAGATAAGGTAACGGTGCTGGCTGAAAGTGCTGAGCTGCCCCGGGATATTGATGTGGAGCGCGCTGAAGCGGCTAAGGAGCGGGCTGAGCGCCGCCTTAAGCTGCAAAGCAAGCAGGATGAGATCGATCACCGCCGTGCGGAGCTGGCATTACAGCGTGCTGTAACGCGCATCAAAGTTTCGACCGGTAAAGGACAACAGTAG
- the atpD gene encoding F0F1 ATP synthase subunit beta, translating to MNKGRVVSIMGPVVDIEFERGQLPQIFNAIKIVETLSDGRNMDLTLEVSNHLGDNLVRCIAMSSTDGLVRGIDAIDQGAPISVPVGEATLGRVFNVLGNPIDNGAEVVAARNPIHRLAPTFDELSTQAEVLETGIKVIDLLAPYAKGGKIGLFGGAGVGKTVTIQELINNIAQEHGGISVFAGVGERTREGNDLYHEMTDSGVIKKTAMVFGQMNEPPGARLRVALTGLTMAEYFRDVEGRDTLLFIDNIFRFTQAGSEVSALLGRMPSAVGYQPTLATEMGQLQERITSTKKGSVTSIQAIYVPADDYTDPAPATAFAHLDATTNLERKISEKGIFPAVDPLASSSRMLAPEIVGEEHYNVAQGVKQLLQRYTELQDIIAILGMDELSEEDKVIVSRARKVERFLSQPFHVAEQFTGFKGKYVPIKETVRSFKEILEGKHDDLPEVAFLFVGTIEEAVEKAKTL from the coding sequence ATGAACAAAGGACGCGTTGTGAGCATTATGGGTCCGGTTGTCGATATTGAATTTGAACGCGGCCAGTTGCCCCAGATATTCAACGCCATCAAAATTGTTGAAACTCTAAGCGATGGCCGTAACATGGATCTGACTCTTGAAGTTTCCAATCATCTTGGAGATAACCTGGTGCGTTGTATCGCCATGTCTTCCACAGATGGACTGGTACGCGGGATTGATGCGATTGACCAGGGAGCACCGATCTCGGTTCCAGTCGGTGAAGCAACACTGGGCCGCGTATTTAACGTACTTGGTAATCCAATCGATAACGGTGCTGAGGTGGTAGCTGCAAGAAACCCGATTCACCGTCTGGCTCCTACCTTTGATGAGTTATCAACTCAGGCAGAGGTTCTGGAGACCGGAATTAAAGTTATCGACTTGCTGGCCCCTTATGCCAAGGGCGGTAAAATCGGCCTGTTCGGCGGTGCCGGCGTAGGTAAAACAGTAACCATTCAGGAATTGATTAACAACATTGCACAGGAACACGGCGGTATCTCCGTATTCGCCGGCGTTGGCGAGCGGACACGTGAGGGGAATGACCTCTATCACGAAATGACCGATTCCGGCGTTATCAAAAAAACGGCGATGGTCTTCGGACAAATGAATGAGCCGCCGGGCGCGCGTCTGCGCGTAGCTCTGACCGGACTGACCATGGCGGAATATTTCCGTGATGTAGAAGGCCGCGATACGCTGCTCTTTATCGATAACATCTTCCGGTTCACCCAAGCGGGTTCCGAAGTATCGGCCCTGCTCGGCCGGATGCCTTCTGCGGTAGGTTACCAGCCTACACTGGCTACAGAAATGGGTCAGCTGCAGGAGCGTATTACGTCCACGAAGAAAGGTTCCGTTACTTCAATCCAGGCGATCTACGTGCCTGCGGATGACTATACAGACCCTGCACCGGCAACGGCGTTTGCCCACTTGGATGCGACGACCAACCTGGAGCGTAAAATCTCCGAAAAAGGGATTTTCCCTGCGGTTGACCCGCTGGCTTCCAGCTCGCGGATGCTGGCACCGGAAATCGTCGGCGAAGAGCACTATAACGTGGCACAAGGCGTTAAGCAGCTGCTGCAGCGTTATACTGAGCTTCAGGATATCATTGCCATCCTGGGTATGGATGAGCTGAGTGAAGAGGATAAGGTGATTGTATCCCGCGCCCGTAAGGTTGAGCGCTTCCTGTCCCAGCCGTTCCACGTAGCAGAGCAGTTCACCGGCTTCAAAGGCAAGTACGTGCCAATCAAAGAAACTGTACGCAGCTTCAAGGAAATCCTGGAAGGTAAGCACGATGATCTTCCGGAAGTAGCGTTCTTGTTCGTAGGTACGATTGAAGAAGCCGTGGAAAAAGCGAAAACGTTGTAA
- the atpG gene encoding ATP synthase F1 subunit gamma encodes MARSMRDIKRQIKSVQNTRQITKAMEMVAASKLRKAQEKAEAARPYSEKLKEVVSSIAAGTQDLQHPMLVSRPVKKTGYLIITSDRGLAGGYNANILRKVTMLIAERHKSKDEYALFVIGRKGRDFLRRREYPIVEEITELSDTPKFADIKSIAYSAVNQFETGVYDEIYICYNQFVNAISQIPTVDRLLPMEGVGEGEHHGASAAYEYEPSPAGVLEVLLPKYAETLIYGALLNGKASELGAKMTAMGSATKNASKMIGELRLTYNRARQAAITQEITEIVAGANAQS; translated from the coding sequence ATGGCAAGAAGCATGCGCGATATTAAACGTCAAATTAAGAGCGTTCAGAACACCAGACAGATCACCAAAGCGATGGAGATGGTCGCTGCGTCCAAGCTGCGCAAGGCGCAGGAGAAGGCAGAAGCAGCCCGTCCGTATTCAGAGAAGCTGAAAGAGGTCGTCTCGAGTATTGCTGCCGGTACGCAGGATCTCCAGCACCCGATGCTGGTCAGCCGGCCTGTCAAAAAAACAGGTTATTTGATCATCACCTCGGACAGAGGTCTTGCCGGCGGCTACAATGCGAATATTCTGCGTAAAGTAACGATGCTGATCGCAGAACGCCATAAGTCCAAGGATGAGTATGCGCTGTTTGTGATCGGGCGCAAAGGCCGTGACTTTTTGCGGCGCCGTGAATATCCCATTGTAGAAGAAATCACCGAGCTGTCCGATACCCCGAAATTTGCCGACATCAAGTCGATTGCCTATTCGGCGGTGAACCAGTTCGAGACAGGCGTCTATGATGAGATCTACATTTGCTACAACCAGTTCGTTAATGCGATCAGCCAGATTCCGACTGTAGACAGACTTCTGCCTATGGAAGGCGTTGGGGAGGGCGAGCATCACGGAGCATCTGCTGCTTATGAATACGAGCCTTCGCCTGCAGGCGTACTGGAAGTTCTGCTTCCGAAATATGCCGAGACTTTAATCTACGGTGCTCTTCTGAACGGCAAAGCCAGTGAGCTGGGAGCTAAGATGACAGCCATGGGCAGTGCAACGAAGAACGCGTCAAAAATGATCGGAGAACTTAGACTTACGTACAACCGTGCCCGTCAGGCGGCCATTACGCAAGAAATTACCGAGATCGTGGCTGGTGCGAACGCGCAGTCTTAA
- the atpA gene encoding F0F1 ATP synthase subunit alpha — MGIRPEEISTLIKSQIEQYKADIEVAEIGTVIQVGDGIARVYGLENAMAGELLEFSNGVVGMALNLEESNVGVVILGEYKEIREGDQVKRTGQIMQVPVGEAMLGRVVNALGQPLDGKGPIATTEFRPVEHNAPGVIDRKSVHEPMQTGLKAIDAMVPIGRGQRELIIGDRQTGKTAIAIDAIINQKGNGMKCIYVAIGQKQSTVAQVVETLRRHGALDYTIVVTASASEPSPLLYIAPYAGCAMGEYFMYKGEHVLVIYDDLSKQASAYRELSLLLRRPPGREAFPGDVFYLHSRLLERAAKLSDALGGGSLTALPFIETQASDVSAYIPTNVISITDGQIFLESDLFNSGQRPAINVGISVSRVGGSAQIKAMKKVAGSLRLDLAQYRELQAFSQFGSDLDKSTQARLNRGARMMEILKQGVNQPLSVEHQVLSLYTAVKGHLDDIPVKDVKRFEKEFLAFIDSSATEILKSISDTKDLTADNEAALKAAIEKFKRGFATS; from the coding sequence TTGGGCATCAGACCTGAAGAGATCAGCACTTTGATCAAAAGTCAAATTGAGCAATATAAAGCCGATATCGAAGTGGCCGAAATTGGCACCGTCATTCAAGTCGGCGACGGTATCGCCCGTGTCTACGGTCTGGAAAACGCAATGGCAGGGGAACTGCTGGAGTTCTCCAACGGGGTAGTGGGCATGGCGCTTAACCTGGAAGAAAGCAACGTCGGTGTTGTTATTCTGGGTGAATACAAAGAGATCCGCGAAGGCGATCAGGTTAAACGTACCGGCCAGATCATGCAGGTTCCGGTTGGCGAAGCCATGCTGGGCCGCGTAGTAAATGCACTGGGCCAGCCGCTTGACGGCAAGGGACCGATTGCTACTACAGAATTCCGTCCGGTTGAACATAACGCGCCGGGGGTTATCGACCGTAAGTCGGTACACGAACCGATGCAGACGGGTCTTAAGGCAATCGATGCCATGGTGCCAATCGGCCGCGGACAACGCGAGCTGATCATTGGTGACCGTCAGACAGGTAAGACTGCGATCGCGATTGATGCGATTATCAACCAGAAGGGCAACGGGATGAAGTGTATCTATGTTGCTATCGGACAAAAACAATCTACTGTAGCACAGGTAGTAGAAACCCTCCGCCGTCATGGCGCCCTGGATTACACTATCGTTGTAACCGCGTCGGCTTCCGAGCCTTCTCCGCTGCTTTATATTGCTCCGTACGCAGGCTGCGCTATGGGCGAATACTTTATGTATAAGGGCGAGCATGTACTTGTCATTTATGATGACCTGTCCAAGCAGGCTTCGGCTTACCGCGAATTGTCTCTGCTGCTCCGCCGTCCACCGGGCCGTGAAGCCTTCCCGGGTGACGTATTCTATCTGCACTCCCGTCTGCTGGAACGTGCAGCCAAGCTTAGCGATGCGCTTGGTGGTGGTTCATTAACCGCCCTGCCATTCATCGAAACACAGGCTTCTGACGTATCGGCTTACATTCCAACGAACGTAATTTCGATCACAGACGGCCAAATCTTCCTTGAATCCGACTTGTTCAACTCCGGACAGCGTCCGGCGATCAACGTAGGTATCTCTGTATCCCGTGTAGGGGGCTCCGCACAGATCAAAGCTATGAAGAAGGTCGCCGGTTCCCTGCGTCTGGATCTGGCTCAATACCGTGAGCTTCAGGCTTTCTCCCAGTTCGGCTCCGATCTGGACAAATCAACGCAGGCCCGTCTGAACCGCGGTGCGCGTATGATGGAGATTCTGAAGCAGGGTGTGAACCAGCCGCTTAGCGTTGAGCATCAAGTGCTTAGTCTGTACACCGCTGTCAAAGGACATCTGGATGATATTCCTGTCAAGGACGTTAAGCGTTTCGAGAAGGAATTCCTGGCCTTTATCGACAGCAGTGCCACTGAAATCCTGAAATCCATCTCGGATACCAAGGATCTGACAGCTGACAACGAAGCAGCGCTCAAGGCTGCCATCGAGAAATTCAAAAGAGGCTTTGCTACAAGCTAA